The DNA window TAGAGCCAGGAAGGGGCATTGTGGGAGACCAGGGCATAATGGTCTGCAGAGTTATAGGAAAAGCGAGGAGAGGTGATGAGAACTGGCTATACATAGACACGGGCGTCTTTAACGGGCTTGCGGAGGCTCTGGGGGGAATAAGATACCCCTTCTATCTGGAGAAGGAGGGAGAGCTTAAGGAATGGACTATTGGAGGTGTCTCCTGCGACAGCATGGATGTGGTGGCACGCATGGTGCCGCTGCCTGAGCCAGAAGTTGGGGACTACTTATACATACTCTCCGCCGGTGCCTATACTACTGTTTACGCAGCAGACTTTAACGGCTTTCCAGAGCCTGAGGTTCTGTGCCTCTAAAAGTAAGGGAGACCGTTCCATCTGCATCGCTGTTCACATATACCCATGACCTGAGAAGAGGTTCAGAAAGCTCAAGAAAGGTTTTATCAACTACGGGCATATTTAGCAGAAGTAGCGTATTTTCAGCAAGCCTGAGCATGTATTCCATATCTCTGGATGGTATCACCTCCCTGTAGCCCATGAAAAGCACGTTGGGGTTCATGTAAAAGGCATCCTTAAGACCCTCTTCAAAGGTGTCAACATCCACGCCGACCTCCCTCTGAATTACAAGAGACTGCCCATGCCTGAGCAGGAAGGTAAGAGGCGACTCAAGAATGAACACAACCCTGCTGTAGTTATCACATATATTCTGCAGAAGGGAATATATGAGCGTGTTCACAAGGGCATGATTTTTCCCCTGAAATACAACAAAGCCAGAGCTGTATAGCCTCAATATCTCATCAAGCCTTCCGGCACTATTTTTGTCAGGGCACAGCCTGCCAAGGGGCGGTATATGGTAGGGTGTTTTAAGTATGTAAACCACATAGCTACCCCTCTGGGTTATGTATTTGACCCTGAACCTTCCCACATTCTGAAGACCAAAGGAAAACATCCCCTCCCTTCCAAGTGGACCCAGAGCAAAGGGTGTATGGCTTCTGAGGGCAACCAGCGTATCCCTTATGTCCTCAGGGGTGAGAAGGGCGTCGGATACCTTTATGAGTTTCTGACCCCTCTTTTCCGTTATAAAGGCCTTTGGCACCAGGTATACCTCTGTTATATCCTCGCTTGCACTCAGATAACTTATCAGGTGTGGCACATAGTTCATCCTATCTCTCCTTGTTGATAATCCTCATAGCAGGGTCAGCAGTAAGAATTATATTATGCCTAAACTTCAGGAGGAGAAAATGGCAGTAAAGGATGTTATGGAGGCTCTAAGGGATACGGTTGTTAACAACTCAAGGCTCTCTGAGCTTGTCAAGGACATAAAACTTATAGGTAGAACCCTTGAGATAGTCTACAGGCTTCCTCAAAAGGGGCTTGAGGAAGATATAGTTGAAAAGACAAGAAATGCCCTTGAGAGGGTGCCTGATGTAGAAGACATCAAGGTAAGGTTTGTGGAGGATGTTCCTGCACAGCCTGTCATGGGTGCACCTGCCTTTACCAGAAGGAGGGTGCCGGGCATAAAGCATCTGATAGCAGTGGGCAGTGGAAAGGGCGGCGTAGGAAAGTCCACCGTATCTGCAAACCTTGCCCTCGCCCTTTCAAAGCTGGGCTACAGAGTAGGTCTTCTTGATGCGGACATATACGGACCAAGCATCCCCACCATAATGGGGGTAAAGGGTGAAAGGGTCCATGTGGATGAAGGAAACAGGATTATACCGGTGGAGAAATACGGAATAAAGCTGCTGTCTATAGGCTTTTTACTTCCCTCCGAAGATACCCCGGTTATATGGCGTGGTCCCATGCTTATGAAGGCCCTGACCCAGTTCCTCTTTGACGTTAAATGGGGAGAGCTTGATTACCTTGTTCTTGACCTTCCGCCTGGCACGGGGGATGTTCAGCTCACACTGGCTCAGAACGTGCACATGGGGGGTGCAGTGGTGGTTACAACTCCTCAGGATGTGGCTCTGGCGGATGTGAAGAAGGCGGTTGCCATGTTCAAGGAGGTTCAGATACCAGTTCTGGGTGTTATAGAGAACATGGCATACTTTATCTGTCCCGACAGCGGTAAAAAGTATTACATATTTGGAAAGGGAAGGGTGGCAGAATTTGCGACCGCATACGGACTGAAGATCCTTGGCTCCATACCCGTTGACCCTGAGCTTGCGGAGACTTCAGACCTGGGGGTGCCCGTAGTGGAAAGCCATCCCGACTCAGACACCGCAAGGGCCTTTATAAGCATAGCAAAACTTATAAGCGACATAACAGAAAGGAGGTAAAAAATGTTTGTAAAAAAAGCAGGAAAAAGGGTTGTTTACCTTGACCACATAGCCACAACGCCTGTGGCAGAAGAAGTCCTGCATGCCATGCTTCCCTACTTCAGGGAAAACTTTGGAAATCCCACATCCCTGCACAGTTTTGGACAGGTGGCAAAGAAGGCCATAAACGAAGCCCGTGAAAAGCTGGCAAGTCTTACCAACGCAAACTCTCCAGAGGAACTCATCTTTACTTCTGGTGGTATAGAGGCAAACAACCTTGCCATAAAGGGTATAGCGGAGGCATATGAAAAAAAGGGAAGGCACATAGTCACCACAGAGATTGAACACCACTCTATTCTCCACCCCCTCAAGAGCCTTGAAAAGAAAGGTTGGGAAGTTACATACCTAAAGCCCGATAACTACGGCCTCATAGACCCTCAGCAGCTGGCTGATGCCATCCGGCCCGATACGGTGCTGGTGAGTATAGGACATTCCAACAGGGAAATAGGAACCATACAGAACATAAAGGAGCTTGTCCGGGCTGCAAAGGAGAAGAACCCAAAGGTTATATTCCATACGGACGCCTGCCCCACACTGGGACACTACCCTGTAGACCTTAAGGACTGGGGCGTGGATGCTGCATCCTTTACCGCCCATCTCATGTATGGACCCAAGGGCGTGGGAGCCCTCTGGACGAGGAAGGGCGTGAAGATAAGACCACTCATTGAGGGTGGAACTCAGGAAAGGGGGGTCAGAGCGGGAACTGAGAACGTGCCGGGCATAGTGGGCTTCGGCGCTGCATGCGAGCTTGCCATGAGAGAATTATCTGACAGGATGCAGAGGCTGTCTTCTTACAGAGACAGGCTCAGAAAGGGTCTGGAAGAAAGGCTTGAGATGATAGAGTTTACTGGGCATCCCATCCAGAGATTACCACACCACCTATCTCTGATCGTGCATCTTATAGAGGGGGAGGCTATGCTTCTCAGGCTTGACCTCATGGGCATAGAGACGGCCTCTGGTTCCGCCTGTGTATCCCTCGCCCTGAAGCAATCTCATGTGCTCTTTGCGGTAGGTGTTCCAAAAGAGGTGGCAAACGGCTCCATAGTTTTCAGTTTTGGAAGGGAAAACACGGAGG is part of the Aquificaceae bacterium genome and encodes:
- a CDS encoding twitching motility protein; the encoded protein is MNYVPHLISYLSASEDITEVYLVPKAFITEKRGQKLIKVSDALLTPEDIRDTLVALRSHTPFALGPLGREGMFSFGLQNVGRFRVKYITQRGSYVVYILKTPYHIPPLGRLCPDKNSAGRLDEILRLYSSGFVVFQGKNHALVNTLIYSLLQNICDNYSRVVFILESPLTFLLRHGQSLVIQREVGVDVDTFEEGLKDAFYMNPNVLFMGYREVIPSRDMEYMLRLAENTLLLLNMPVVDKTFLELSEPLLRSWVYVNSDADGTVSLTFRGTEPQALESR
- a CDS encoding Mrp/NBP35 family ATP-binding protein; protein product: MAVKDVMEALRDTVVNNSRLSELVKDIKLIGRTLEIVYRLPQKGLEEDIVEKTRNALERVPDVEDIKVRFVEDVPAQPVMGAPAFTRRRVPGIKHLIAVGSGKGGVGKSTVSANLALALSKLGYRVGLLDADIYGPSIPTIMGVKGERVHVDEGNRIIPVEKYGIKLLSIGFLLPSEDTPVIWRGPMLMKALTQFLFDVKWGELDYLVLDLPPGTGDVQLTLAQNVHMGGAVVVTTPQDVALADVKKAVAMFKEVQIPVLGVIENMAYFICPDSGKKYYIFGKGRVAEFATAYGLKILGSIPVDPELAETSDLGVPVVESHPDSDTARAFISIAKLISDITERR
- a CDS encoding cysteine desulfurase family protein is translated as MFVKKAGKRVVYLDHIATTPVAEEVLHAMLPYFRENFGNPTSLHSFGQVAKKAINEAREKLASLTNANSPEELIFTSGGIEANNLAIKGIAEAYEKKGRHIVTTEIEHHSILHPLKSLEKKGWEVTYLKPDNYGLIDPQQLADAIRPDTVLVSIGHSNREIGTIQNIKELVRAAKEKNPKVIFHTDACPTLGHYPVDLKDWGVDAASFTAHLMYGPKGVGALWTRKGVKIRPLIEGGTQERGVRAGTENVPGIVGFGAACELAMRELSDRMQRLSSYRDRLRKGLEERLEMIEFTGHPIQRLPHHLSLIVHLIEGEAMLLRLDLMGIETASGSACVSLALKQSHVLFAVGVPKEVANGSIVFSFGRENTEEDVEYVIEEFPKTVKLLRELSPFNPENWEQYVKGKK